From the Oxobacter pfennigii genome, one window contains:
- a CDS encoding recombinase family protein, producing the protein MQWVAGLYGRISTDHEEQHESILVQREALIKYAQDNGFEINGYYFDEGYSGTSYERPQIIRLKKDILNGSINVVVVKDLSRLGRNNPLTLLFLEYLSENGIRLVSINDGYDSFKDEDDYIGIKTWFNERYSKELSHKIKFALKHKKSKGEYLAAFAPYGYRKSKTEKNKLEIDPYAALIVKEIFNLYIKGYGFLGIANILQERGVLNPSSYNSYSKVSKNWDWTTIKRIIKNRVYLGHSIQNKSKKKSYKSKTLISVPQKDWIVVKNTHEAIIDEETFNTCQNILSSRKTKGNYRCGAAGPHLFSSYLFCHDCGKPMYYKNIKGKGYYRCGGYVKYGRSYCTSHQVSEEELVNILASELKKLMDENISINDLVDEIYKGMNIDAGWSDELVAIEEELKKNRIKIDIMYRDRLEGIIDGRSFERLSGEYSKIIFKLEEIKNQLIVKIISEKNDEEVKIQLLNEIKALLNLDSFDRELIEFILKRMEICEEEILIEFNFEKP; encoded by the coding sequence TTGCAGTGGGTAGCAGGGCTTTACGGAAGAATTTCAACAGACCACGAAGAACAGCACGAGTCTATCCTGGTCCAGCGTGAGGCGCTTATAAAGTATGCCCAGGATAACGGCTTTGAAATCAACGGATATTATTTTGATGAGGGATATTCCGGAACAAGCTATGAACGGCCCCAGATAATTAGGCTTAAAAAAGATATATTAAATGGCAGCATAAATGTTGTTGTTGTAAAAGACCTTTCAAGATTAGGGAGAAACAATCCCCTTACCTTATTGTTCTTAGAGTACTTATCCGAAAATGGAATCAGGCTTGTATCAATAAATGACGGATATGACAGCTTTAAGGATGAAGATGATTATATCGGGATAAAGACCTGGTTTAATGAAAGGTATTCAAAGGAATTATCGCACAAGATAAAATTTGCTCTCAAGCATAAAAAAAGCAAAGGGGAATACTTGGCGGCCTTTGCACCCTATGGATACAGAAAATCCAAAACAGAAAAAAACAAATTAGAAATAGACCCATATGCCGCTTTAATTGTAAAGGAGATATTCAACTTATATATTAAAGGCTATGGGTTTTTAGGCATTGCAAATATCCTCCAAGAAAGAGGAGTATTAAACCCCTCAAGTTATAATTCATATTCAAAAGTGTCCAAAAACTGGGATTGGACTACAATTAAAAGGATAATAAAGAACAGGGTATATCTGGGTCATTCCATACAGAATAAAAGCAAAAAGAAAAGCTACAAAAGCAAAACCTTAATCTCAGTACCCCAGAAGGATTGGATAGTGGTAAAGAATACCCATGAAGCAATAATTGATGAAGAAACCTTCAATACCTGCCAGAATATATTAAGCAGCAGAAAAACGAAAGGAAACTACAGATGCGGTGCAGCGGGGCCTCACTTATTTTCATCCTACCTGTTTTGTCATGATTGCGGTAAGCCCATGTATTATAAAAATATAAAAGGAAAAGGCTATTACAGGTGCGGTGGGTATGTTAAATACGGCAGGTCATATTGCACCAGTCACCAGGTTTCAGAAGAGGAACTTGTAAACATATTGGCATCAGAGCTTAAAAAATTAATGGATGAAAATATATCTATAAATGATTTGGTAGATGAAATATATAAGGGTATGAATATTGACGCCGGATGGTCTGATGAATTAGTTGCGATAGAAGAAGAACTAAAAAAGAACAGAATAAAAATTGATATTATGTACAGGGATAGATTGGAAGGCATAATAGATGGGCGATCATTTGAACGGCTGTCAGGGGAATATTCAAAAATAATTTTTAAGCTGGAAGAGATAAAAAATCAGCTGATTGTAAAAATTATTTCAGAAAAAAATGACGAGGAAGTGAAAATCCAATTATTAAATGAAATTAAAGCTTTGCTAAATTTAGATTCCTTTGACAGAGAGCTTATAGAATTTATACTTAAGCGAATGGAAATTTGCGAGGAGGAAATTTTAATAGAATTTAATTTTGAAAAACCCTGA
- a CDS encoding YqaA family protein encodes MENLITFLSKYGIFGVLLAAFFEPIIFPPPVEIVLLPVMLSNQDKAILISLVTVCVSFIGGMVGYNLGKIAGRPLIIKMFGNDALNKVEEIYNKYGIFAVMTSSFTPIPYEVYTLSAGAFRMNFYRYLIATCLCRLLRYVPEGILIQLFGHAMSKKTFESVTFVAIALIAVFIIYIIIKRYARK; translated from the coding sequence ATGGAAAACTTAATTACTTTTCTATCAAAATACGGTATATTCGGTGTGCTTTTAGCCGCTTTCTTCGAGCCCATAATTTTCCCGCCTCCCGTTGAGATAGTTTTGCTTCCGGTTATGCTTAGCAACCAGGATAAAGCAATATTAATAAGCTTAGTTACAGTTTGTGTCTCATTTATAGGAGGGATGGTCGGGTATAATCTGGGCAAAATTGCAGGAAGGCCATTGATTATAAAGATGTTTGGAAATGATGCACTGAATAAGGTAGAGGAAATATATAATAAATACGGAATTTTTGCAGTCATGACTTCGTCCTTTACACCTATACCTTATGAGGTATATACATTGTCTGCCGGGGCTTTTAGGATGAACTTTTATCGTTATTTGATTGCCACTTGTCTTTGCAGATTGCTAAGATATGTGCCAGAAGGTATACTGATACAGCTCTTTGGCCATGCAATGTCTAAAAAAACTTTTGAATCCGTAACCTTTGTTGCAATAGCCTTGATTGCAGTGTTCATCATATACATAATAATTAAAAGATACGCTAGAAAATAA
- a CDS encoding peptidoglycan DD-metalloendopeptidase family protein yields the protein MDKRKKYAILIACLAVTIISVVVILLSQNTQDVTSQQKMEVTQTVDDTQVLAAADSSQVNEEQTNETALESTEETDEAEENSEEPKKPEILTYTVKSGDTLGAISNEYGVTANSIASSSNISVNSTLKIGQQLRFPSIKGILYKIKSGDTLSSISKLYDIKVDDIVKTNGMESANKLNIGQEIILPGVDQVKTVVVASKTAAVASRGSSVSAAASAVASISMWPVRGTLTSLFGPRWGTTHKGIDIAAPTGTNVSAFLDGKVVHSGWEGGYGYLVIIDHGNGLRSYYGHNSKLLVSVGQQVSKGDIIAKVGSTGDSTGPHCHFEIRKNGTAVNPLNYLK from the coding sequence ATGGACAAAAGAAAAAAGTATGCTATATTGATAGCATGCTTGGCGGTAACGATTATTTCCGTTGTTGTGATACTGTTATCTCAGAATACACAGGATGTTACATCACAACAAAAGATGGAAGTAACTCAGACCGTTGACGATACACAGGTTTTAGCTGCCGCTGATTCTTCACAGGTCAATGAGGAACAAACTAATGAGACTGCACTGGAGAGTACCGAAGAAACAGATGAAGCTGAAGAGAACAGCGAAGAGCCAAAGAAGCCTGAGATTTTAACCTACACTGTAAAATCAGGTGATACACTGGGTGCCATATCAAATGAATATGGCGTGACTGCAAATTCAATAGCAAGTTCCAGTAACATTTCTGTCAACTCAACTTTGAAAATCGGTCAGCAATTAAGGTTCCCGTCAATAAAGGGAATACTTTATAAGATCAAAAGCGGTGATACCCTTTCAAGTATTTCTAAGTTATATGACATAAAAGTTGACGATATAGTAAAAACCAATGGTATGGAATCTGCTAATAAATTGAATATCGGTCAGGAGATAATATTGCCGGGCGTAGATCAGGTAAAAACCGTAGTTGTCGCATCAAAAACCGCTGCCGTTGCATCAAGAGGTTCATCAGTCTCCGCTGCAGCCAGCGCAGTTGCTTCAATAAGCATGTGGCCTGTAAGAGGCACGCTGACATCCTTGTTTGGCCCAAGATGGGGTACAACTCACAAAGGAATAGACATAGCAGCGCCCACTGGTACAAATGTAAGTGCGTTTTTAGACGGTAAGGTTGTACATAGCGGATGGGAAGGCGGATACGGTTATCTCGTTATAATTGATCACGGCAACGGACTTAGAAGCTATTATGGACACAACTCCAAATTGTTGGTTAGTGTAGGACAGCAGGTCAGCAAAGGAGATATAATAGCTAAAGTCGGAAGCACGGGAGATTCGACAGGCCCTCATTGCCATTTTGAAATCAGAAAAAATGGCACGGCTGTAAATCCTCTCAATTATTTGAAGTAA
- a CDS encoding recombinase family protein yields the protein MQWVAGLYGRISTDHEEQHESILVQREALIKYAQDNGFEINGYYFDEGYSGTSYERPQIIRLKKDILNGSINVVVVKDLSRLGRNNPLTLLFLEYLSENGIRLVSINDGYDSFKDEDDYIGIKTWFNERYSKELSHKIKFALKHKKSKGEYLAAFAPYGYRKSKTEKNKLEIDPYAALIVKEIFNLYIKGYGFLGIANILQERGVLNPSSYNSYSKVSKNWDWTTIKRIIKNRVYLGHSIQNKSKKKSYKSKTLISVPQKDWIVVKNTHEAIIDEETFNTCQNILSSRKTKGNYRCGAAGPHLFSSYLFCHDCGKHMYYKNIKGKGYYRSGGYVKYGRSYCTSHQVSEEELVNILASELKKLMDENISINDLVDEIYKGMNIDAGWSDELVAIEEELKKNRIKIDIMYRDRLEGIIDGRSFERLSGEYSKIIFKLEEIKNQLIVKIISEKNDEEVKIQLLNEIKALLNLDSFDRELIEFILKRMEICEEEILIEFNFEKP from the coding sequence TTGCAGTGGGTAGCAGGGCTTTACGGAAGAATTTCAACAGACCACGAAGAACAGCACGAGTCTATCCTGGTCCAGCGTGAGGCGCTTATAAAGTATGCCCAGGATAACGGCTTTGAAATCAACGGATATTATTTTGATGAGGGATATTCCGGAACAAGCTATGAACGGCCCCAGATAATTAGGCTTAAAAAAGATATATTAAATGGCAGCATAAATGTTGTTGTTGTAAAAGACCTTTCAAGATTAGGGAGAAACAATCCCCTTACCTTATTGTTCTTAGAGTACTTATCCGAAAATGGAATCAGGCTTGTATCAATAAATGACGGATATGACAGCTTTAAGGATGAAGATGATTATATCGGGATAAAGACCTGGTTTAATGAAAGGTATTCAAAGGAATTATCGCACAAGATAAAATTTGCTCTCAAGCATAAAAAAAGCAAAGGGGAATACTTGGCGGCCTTTGCACCCTATGGATACAGAAAATCCAAAACAGAAAAAAACAAATTAGAAATAGACCCATATGCCGCTTTAATTGTAAAGGAGATATTCAACTTATATATTAAAGGCTATGGGTTTTTAGGCATTGCAAATATCCTCCAAGAAAGAGGAGTATTAAACCCCTCAAGTTATAATTCATATTCAAAAGTGTCCAAAAACTGGGATTGGACTACAATTAAAAGGATAATAAAGAACAGGGTATATCTGGGTCATTCCATACAGAATAAAAGCAAAAAGAAAAGCTACAAAAGCAAAACCTTAATCTCAGTACCCCAGAAGGATTGGATAGTGGTAAAGAATACCCATGAAGCAATAATTGATGAAGAAACCTTCAATACCTGCCAGAATATATTAAGCAGCAGAAAAACGAAAGGAAACTACAGATGCGGTGCAGCGGGGCCTCACTTATTTTCATCCTACCTGTTTTGTCATGATTGCGGTAAGCACATGTATTATAAAAATATAAAAGGAAAAGGCTATTACAGGAGCGGTGGGTATGTTAAATACGGCAGGTCATATTGCACCAGTCACCAGGTTTCAGAAGAGGAACTTGTAAACATATTGGCATCAGAGCTTAAAAAATTAATGGATGAAAATATATCTATAAATGATTTGGTAGATGAAATATATAAGGGTATGAATATTGACGCCGGATGGTCTGATGAATTAGTTGCGATAGAAGAAGAACTAAAAAAGAACAGAATAAAAATTGATATTATGTACAGGGATAGATTGGAAGGCATAATAGATGGGCGATCATTTGAACGGCTGTCAGGGGAATATTCAAAAATAATTTTTAAGCTGGAAGAGATAAAAAATCAGCTGATTGTAAAAATTATTTCAGAAAAAAATGACGAGGAAGTGAAAATCCAATTATTAAATGAAATTAAAGCTTTGCTAAATTTAGATTCCTTTGACAGAGAGCTTATAGAATTTATACTTAAGCGAATGGAAATTTGCGAGGAGGAAATTTTAATAGAATTTAATTTTGAAAAACCCTGA
- a CDS encoding peptidoglycan DD-metalloendopeptidase family protein produces the protein MDKRKKYAILIACLAVTIISVVVILLSQNTQDVTSQQKMEVTQTVDDTQVLAAADSSQVNEEQTNETALESTEETDEAAENSEEPKKPEILTYTVKSGDTLGAISNEYGVTANSIASSSNISVNSTLKIGQQLRFPSIKGILYKIKSGDTLSSISKLYDIKFDDIVKTNGMESANKLNIGQEIILPGVDQVKTVVVASKTAAVASRGSSVSAAASAVASISMWPVRGTLTSLFGPRWGTTHKGIDIAAPTGTNVSAFLDGKVVHSGWEGGYGYLVIIDHGNGLRSYYGHNSKLLVSVGQQVSKGDIIAKVGSTGDSTGPHCHFEIRKNGTAVNPLNYLK, from the coding sequence ATGGACAAAAGAAAAAAGTATGCTATATTGATAGCATGCTTGGCGGTAACGATTATTTCCGTTGTTGTGATACTGTTATCTCAGAATACACAGGATGTTACATCACAACAAAAGATGGAAGTAACTCAGACCGTTGACGATACACAGGTTTTAGCTGCCGCTGATTCTTCACAGGTCAATGAGGAACAAACTAATGAGACTGCACTGGAGAGTACCGAAGAAACAGATGAAGCTGCAGAGAACAGCGAAGAGCCAAAGAAGCCTGAGATTTTAACCTACACTGTAAAATCAGGTGATACACTGGGTGCCATATCAAATGAATATGGCGTGACTGCAAATTCAATAGCAAGTTCCAGTAACATTTCTGTCAACTCAACTTTGAAAATCGGTCAGCAATTAAGGTTCCCGTCAATAAAGGGAATACTTTATAAGATCAAAAGCGGTGATACCCTTTCAAGTATTTCTAAGTTATATGACATAAAATTTGACGATATAGTAAAAACCAATGGTATGGAATCTGCTAATAAATTGAATATCGGTCAGGAGATAATATTGCCGGGCGTAGATCAGGTAAAAACCGTAGTTGTCGCATCAAAAACCGCTGCCGTTGCATCAAGAGGTTCATCAGTCTCCGCTGCAGCCAGCGCAGTTGCTTCAATAAGCATGTGGCCTGTAAGAGGCACGCTGACATCCTTGTTTGGCCCAAGATGGGGTACAACTCACAAAGGAATAGACATAGCAGCGCCCACTGGTACAAATGTAAGTGCGTTTTTAGACGGTAAGGTTGTACATAGCGGATGGGAAGGCGGATACGGTTATCTCGTTATAATTGATCACGGCAACGGACTTAGAAGCTATTATGGACACAACTCCAAATTGTTGGTTAGTGTAGGACAGCAGGTCAGCAAAGGAGATATAATAGCTAAAGTCGGAAGCACGGGAGATTCGACAGGCCCTCATTGCCATTTTGAAATCAGAAAAAATGGCACGGCTGTAAATCCTCTCAATTATTTGAAGTAA
- a CDS encoding ABC transporter permease yields the protein MLNKYSGLTSKDNISTEHRNYLKKIHNRNTLITVTRVLLLIFFLVLWEIAGLMKWIDPFLISQPTRMVKVLFKLYNEGTLFHHIWVTCMETVVGFVAGTLLGTAIAIILWWSEFICKVLDPYLVVLNSLPKTALIPVLIFWIGNGQPAIITTAIFVSVVVTIMSVLIGFQEVDEDKKKLLYVFGATKLQILHKVILPSSVPNIISTLKINVGLSWVGVIVGEFLVAREGLGFLIVYGGQVAQLDMVMMSIIILSIAAYMMYIIVSYIEKYYMKWKQ from the coding sequence ATGTTAAATAAATACTCAGGTTTAACTTCTAAAGATAATATATCAACAGAACACAGGAATTACTTGAAGAAAATCCATAACAGAAATACTCTGATTACAGTTACAAGAGTGCTGCTCCTCATATTTTTCTTAGTACTATGGGAAATTGCAGGTCTTATGAAATGGATTGACCCATTTTTAATAAGCCAGCCTACGCGTATGGTGAAAGTCCTTTTTAAGCTTTATAATGAAGGGACCCTTTTTCACCATATCTGGGTGACTTGTATGGAAACTGTCGTTGGCTTTGTGGCGGGAACCCTGCTTGGAACCGCAATCGCCATAATATTATGGTGGTCAGAATTCATTTGCAAGGTATTGGACCCCTATTTAGTTGTCTTAAACAGCTTACCTAAAACAGCTTTAATACCCGTATTGATTTTCTGGATTGGCAATGGTCAGCCTGCCATTATAACTACTGCCATTTTTGTCTCGGTAGTTGTTACAATAATGAGCGTACTCATTGGCTTTCAGGAAGTCGACGAAGATAAAAAAAAGCTTTTGTATGTTTTTGGTGCCACAAAACTTCAGATACTCCATAAAGTTATTTTGCCCTCTAGTGTTCCGAATATAATCTCCACGCTAAAGATTAATGTAGGATTATCCTGGGTAGGCGTTATAGTAGGAGAATTTCTGGTAGCAAGGGAAGGGCTCGGATTTTTAATAGTATACGGCGGCCAGGTAGCACAATTGGATATGGTCATGATGAGTATTATTATCCTGTCTATAGCCGCTTATATGATGTATATAATCGTATCCTACATTGAAAAATACTATATGAAATGGAAGCAATAA
- a CDS encoding type I phosphomannose isomerase catalytic subunit translates to MLYPLKFKPVYKNILWGGRNIEKHYKRCLPEGSIGESWEVCCHDEGMSIIENGKHQNQGLDFLINQYEDKLLGTDIFENHKNTFPLLIKLIDANDKLSVQVHPDDKYARMNNEGSGKTEMWYVIDAKPGARLIYGLKKNVKKEDLKNALEKRNVEPILNEVAVKPGDIFYIPAGMVHAILEGILIAEIQQNSNTTYRLYDWNRVDKNGQLRELHIERALDVICFSENEDLNVLSSYECSSYCMKTLVNSPYFSVEEMDIKKSYSNTTDGSKFYIYMSLSGRGIINYFDGYIEINAGDTVLIPASLGFYEIKGNLKALKIYI, encoded by the coding sequence ATGCTTTATCCACTTAAATTCAAACCGGTTTATAAGAACATACTATGGGGCGGAAGAAACATAGAAAAGCATTATAAGCGCTGCCTGCCTGAGGGCAGTATAGGCGAGAGCTGGGAAGTATGCTGCCATGATGAGGGTATGAGCATTATAGAAAACGGAAAGCATCAAAACCAAGGCCTTGACTTTTTAATAAACCAATACGAAGACAAGCTTTTAGGTACAGACATATTTGAAAATCATAAAAATACCTTTCCCCTTCTTATCAAACTTATTGATGCCAATGACAAATTATCCGTTCAGGTTCATCCCGATGATAAATATGCCAGGATGAATAATGAAGGCAGCGGTAAGACGGAGATGTGGTACGTCATCGATGCCAAACCTGGTGCCAGGCTTATTTACGGGCTTAAAAAAAATGTCAAAAAAGAAGATTTAAAAAATGCTCTGGAAAAAAGAAATGTTGAGCCTATATTAAATGAAGTGGCTGTAAAACCCGGGGATATATTTTATATACCGGCAGGTATGGTTCATGCCATACTGGAAGGTATACTCATTGCTGAAATCCAGCAAAACAGCAATACGACATACAGGCTGTATGACTGGAACAGGGTGGATAAAAACGGACAATTAAGAGAGCTTCATATAGAAAGAGCCTTAGATGTCATATGTTTTTCTGAAAATGAAGATTTAAATGTTCTATCTTCTTATGAATGCAGTTCCTATTGCATGAAAACCCTGGTTAACAGCCCCTACTTTTCCGTTGAAGAGATGGATATAAAGAAAAGCTATTCTAATACGACCGACGGTTCCAAATTTTATATATACATGTCCTTAAGTGGCAGGGGAATTATCAATTACTTTGATGGTTATATAGAAATAAATGCCGGTGATACAGTACTTATCCCGGCAAGTTTGGGTTTTTATGAAATAAAGGGCAATTTAAAGGCCTTGAAAATATATATATGA
- a CDS encoding DMT family transporter — MNSRIKSAILYAVLAAVCYGVSSPISKILLAEIPPAFMASLLYLGAGFGISVIIVSRSIKHKEQNEAKMTKKELPYILGMITLDIAAPILLMLGLTMTTPANASLLNNFEIVSTSLIALLVFKEAIGKRMWIAISLITISSIILSFEDISSFSFSLGSIFVVAACLCWGLENNCTRTLSLKDPLQIVMVKGLGSGSGALIIALITRELSLNIFYIVLALALGFFAYGLSIYFYILAQRELGAARTSAYYAIAPFIGVGLSLVVYNQPITISFAAAFAIMILGSYFAAVEHHVHQHTHEVAEHEHRHSHTDGHHNHTHDFSVKEHSHAHRHEAFTHAHSHTPDTHHAHVH, encoded by the coding sequence ATGAATTCAAGAATAAAATCTGCCATACTGTATGCTGTCTTGGCGGCTGTATGCTATGGGGTGAGTTCTCCTATATCAAAGATATTGTTGGCTGAAATTCCGCCTGCATTTATGGCATCTTTACTATATTTAGGCGCAGGTTTTGGTATATCTGTTATTATTGTTTCGAGAAGTATAAAGCACAAAGAGCAAAATGAGGCCAAGATGACCAAAAAGGAACTGCCCTATATCCTTGGGATGATTACATTGGATATTGCAGCTCCGATTTTGCTTATGTTAGGGCTTACCATGACAACCCCTGCAAACGCATCCCTTTTAAATAATTTTGAAATTGTATCAACGTCCCTGATTGCCTTGCTCGTGTTTAAAGAAGCCATAGGCAAGCGAATGTGGATTGCAATTTCGCTGATTACCATATCCAGCATTATTCTTTCTTTTGAGGATATCAGCAGCTTCTCTTTTTCATTGGGGTCTATTTTTGTGGTTGCTGCCTGCCTGTGCTGGGGTCTTGAAAACAACTGCACGAGGACGCTTTCTTTAAAGGACCCGCTTCAAATTGTTATGGTAAAAGGCTTAGGTTCCGGCTCGGGAGCCCTTATTATCGCTTTAATTACAAGGGAGTTATCCCTAAATATTTTTTATATTGTTTTAGCCCTTGCCCTTGGATTTTTTGCATATGGCTTAAGTATTTATTTTTATATCCTTGCACAAAGGGAGCTTGGCGCGGCACGTACCAGCGCATATTATGCAATTGCCCCGTTTATCGGAGTAGGTCTGTCCTTGGTTGTATATAACCAGCCAATAACTATCTCCTTTGCTGCGGCTTTTGCCATCATGATTTTAGGTTCATATTTTGCCGCAGTGGAACACCATGTTCACCAGCATACTCATGAAGTTGCAGAACATGAACACAGGCACAGCCACACGGACGGCCATCATAATCACACGCATGATTTTTCTGTAAAAGAGCACAGCCATGCTCACAGGCATGAAGCTTTCACTCATGCCCACTCCCATACTCCGGATACACACCATGCACATGTGCATTAA
- a CDS encoding DUF5301 domain-containing protein: MNLKKPSLWILTTVVIVFVVIAVFFMTVLMKKLELPDSSDVISMKLEQFNDGETIGGTVITDKEDIETVLAAFSGAKKTMRYSVNDYPTVNDYLIIRFNLKGTSRTLCLYNEWNDYLIEEPYIGIYKYKGDKEKVESIYGVYTRNIAVGNLSVNYDGIIAVSGNKQVPVIVYQSPLDVSLSDIKDTIYYLGIDTGTQFIPFRVFTDGREQFGSYRLYDAETLESIDFPVTSGLAPQAYILSKAQSDHAYIVTLAIGEWNEEGTEVIGDTLVFGIKLL, from the coding sequence ATGAATCTCAAAAAGCCTTCATTATGGATTCTTACAACAGTCGTTATAGTCTTTGTCGTCATAGCCGTATTTTTTATGACAGTACTAATGAAAAAACTGGAACTGCCTGATTCATCAGATGTTATTTCTATGAAGCTGGAGCAGTTTAATGATGGTGAAACCATCGGGGGAACTGTTATAACAGATAAAGAGGATATTGAAACTGTTTTAGCTGCATTCTCAGGTGCAAAAAAGACAATGAGGTATTCTGTTAATGATTATCCAACGGTAAATGATTATCTTATTATAAGGTTTAACTTAAAGGGAACGTCAAGAACCTTGTGCCTGTATAATGAGTGGAATGATTACCTCATTGAAGAACCTTATATCGGAATATATAAATATAAGGGAGATAAGGAAAAAGTTGAAAGTATATATGGGGTGTATACCCGCAATATTGCAGTTGGAAATTTATCAGTCAATTATGATGGAATAATAGCAGTTTCAGGCAATAAACAGGTACCTGTGATTGTATACCAAAGCCCACTGGATGTTTCGCTTTCGGATATCAAGGATACAATTTATTATCTTGGAATTGATACGGGTACCCAGTTCATACCTTTCAGGGTCTTTACAGACGGCCGCGAGCAATTCGGAAGTTATCGCCTATACGATGCCGAAACACTCGAAAGCATCGACTTTCCAGTTACTTCAGGACTGGCTCCTCAAGCATACATATTATCAAAAGCACAAAGTGATCATGCATATATAGTCACACTTGCAATAGGTGAGTGGAACGAGGAGGGCACAGAGGTCATCGGAGACACATTGGTATTTGGTATAAAATTGCTTTAG
- the rodA gene encoding rod shape-determining protein RodA, with protein MRNFDFGLVINILLICIIGIVTIASATQAFSGGTNRYFIQQIVWVLFGLCLLVVTTAIDYNTYRMYHKVIYFGNVIMLLLVVLVGKVTNGATSWFGIGSFGIQPSEFMKISMIIMLAKKIEEFEDGINNPGNLFKLFLYAALPLGLIMLQPDLGTAMVLVFIVIGMLFMAGLNLKIFFTGLCAAAVSVLAVWFSPVPILKPYQKDRLLVFLNPENDQLGSGYQIVQSKIAIGSGQLFGMGFGNGIQNEGGFLPESHTDFIFSVLGEEFGFIGALILVALYAYLIFTCFSKAKIAKDKFAQMIAVGISSMFLFQMFQNVGMTIGLMPITGITLPFVSYGGSSMWTSMISIGLILNIGMRRHKINF; from the coding sequence TTGAGGAATTTTGATTTCGGATTGGTTATAAATATATTACTAATATGTATAATAGGAATTGTTACAATTGCTTCTGCCACTCAGGCCTTCAGTGGAGGCACCAACAGGTATTTCATACAGCAGATTGTATGGGTATTGTTTGGACTTTGTTTGCTGGTTGTAACAACTGCAATAGATTACAATACCTATAGGATGTATCATAAAGTAATATACTTCGGTAATGTTATTATGCTTTTATTAGTTGTATTAGTCGGCAAGGTCACCAACGGTGCCACCAGCTGGTTTGGCATAGGATCCTTTGGTATACAGCCTTCGGAATTTATGAAAATTTCCATGATTATTATGCTGGCAAAAAAAATTGAAGAATTCGAAGATGGAATAAACAACCCCGGAAACCTGTTTAAGCTGTTTTTGTACGCAGCGCTCCCCCTGGGGCTTATTATGCTTCAGCCGGATTTGGGTACTGCTATGGTTCTGGTTTTTATAGTAATAGGCATGCTTTTCATGGCAGGGCTGAATTTGAAGATATTTTTTACAGGGCTGTGTGCGGCGGCAGTATCCGTTCTAGCCGTTTGGTTTTCTCCTGTGCCTATTCTAAAGCCTTATCAGAAGGACAGGCTTTTAGTGTTTTTAAATCCCGAAAACGACCAGTTAGGCTCGGGATATCAAATAGTACAGTCAAAAATAGCCATAGGCTCAGGGCAGTTATTCGGCATGGGCTTTGGAAATGGAATACAAAACGAGGGAGGTTTTTTACCCGAATCCCATACAGACTTTATTTTCTCAGTATTAGGTGAAGAATTCGGATTCATTGGGGCCTTAATCTTAGTGGCATTATATGCTTATCTTATATTCACCTGCTTCAGCAAAGCTAAAATTGCCAAGGATAAATTCGCCCAGATGATTGCCGTAGGCATATCTTCTATGTTTTTGTTCCAGATGTTTCAAAACGTCGGTATGACCATAGGGCTTATGCCCATAACAGGTATAACTTTACCCTTTGTGAGCTATGGCGGAAGCTCCATGTGGACCAGTATGATTTCAATAGGGCTTATTTTAAATATAGGTATGCGAAGGCATAAAATTAACTTTTAG
- the minE gene encoding cell division topological specificity factor MinE: MDVLKVFNKVANASKDVAKERLKLILIHDRSNIPPQFINMIKGDLIKVISDYVEIEEENIEITLSNGEGRNENISALTANIPIKKVRSIGK; encoded by the coding sequence GTGGATGTACTAAAAGTTTTTAATAAAGTTGCCAACGCCAGCAAGGATGTTGCAAAAGAAAGATTAAAGCTAATTTTAATACATGACAGATCGAATATACCTCCTCAATTCATCAATATGATAAAGGGAGATCTTATAAAGGTAATATCCGATTATGTTGAAATAGAAGAAGAAAACATAGAAATAACATTGAGCAACGGAGAGGGAAGGAATGAAAATATTTCAGCCCTGACAGCCAACATACCCATAAAAAAAGTGCGAAGCATAGGAAAATAA